The region GCGCGACCTCGAGCCCTGCGTGCGACGGCTGCACGAGCACCTCGCCCGCACCTTCCCGTACGGCTTCCGCATCACCATCGCCGACAACGCGAGCACGGACCGTACGCCGGAGGTCGCCGCCCTGCTCGACGACGCGATCGACGAGGTGACGGCGGTACGGCTGGAGCAGAAGGGGCGCGGGCGGGCGCTGCGCACCGTGTGGTCGCTCTCCGAGGCGCCGGTGCTGGCCTACATGGACGTCGATCTGTCCACCGACCTCAACGCGCTGCTGCCGCTGGTCGCACCGCTGATCTCCGGGCATTCGGATCTGGCGATCGGCTCCCGGCTCAGCCGTAGTGCGCGGGTGGTGCGCGGCCCGAAGCGGGAGTTCATCTCGCGGACGTACAACCTCATCCTGCGCGGCTCGCTCGCCGCCCGCTTCTCCGATGCGCAGTGCGGGTTCAAGGCCATCCGCGGCGATGTCGCCGCGCGGCTGCTGCCGATGATCGAGGACTCCGGCTGGTTCTTCGACACCGAGATGCTGGTGCTCGCGGAGCGGGCCGGGCTGCGCATCCACGAGGTGCCGGTGGACTGGGTCGACGACCCCGAGAGCACCGTGCAGCTCGTACGGACGGCCGCCGACGACCTCAAGGGGGTCTGGCGGGTGGGGCGGGCGCTGGCGACCGGCGCGCTGCCGCTGGACCGGCTCGCCCGGCCGTTCGGGGACGATCCGCGGGACCGTGAGCTGTCCGGGGTGCCCGGCGGCCTGGCCCGTCAGCTCGTGGGCTTCTGTGTCGTCGGCGGGCTCAGCACCCTGCTCTACCTCGCGCTGTACTCCGTCTTCCGGCTGGGGGTGGGTCCCCAGCCTGCCAATGCCATGGCGTTGCTGGTGTCGGCGCTGGCCAATACGGCGGCCAACCGGCGGCTGACCTTCGGGGTGCGGGGCCGGGACCGGGCGGTCCGCCACCAGGCCCAGGGGCTGGTGGTCTTCGCCATCGGGCTGGCGCTGACCAGCGGCTCCCTGGCCGCCCTCGACGCGTCCGGCGGCGGCGCCTCGCACGGCACCGAACTCGCGGTGCTGGTGGCCGCCAACCTCGCGGCGACGGTCCTGCGCTTCCTGCTCTTCCGCGCCTGGGTCTTCCCGGACCGCGAGCGGCGCGACGACGCCGAGGAACCGCGGCCGCACCCCACGCACGATCACCACGACCTGACCAGGAGCGCTCGATGACCCCGCACCCGCCCGCCACGCCGGCCCAGCCGTCGTACCGGCCCCCGTCCACGTCGCGAGGAAGAGCGCCGGGCCCGGTCGCCGCTTCCCGGGCGGCCGCGGAGCCCGCCGCCGATCCGCGCTGGGCGAAGCCGGCGCTGTGGGCGTTGTTGCTGGTCACGGCGGTGCTCTACCTCTGGAGCCTGTCCGCGTCCGGCTATGCCAACCAGTTCTACTCGGCCGCCGTCCAGGCCGGCAGCGAGAGCTGGAAGGCGTTCTTCTTCGGTTCGTCCGACGCGGCGAACTCCATCACCGTCGACAAACCGCCGGCCGCGCTGTGGCCGATGGCGCTGTCCGTACGGCTCTTCGGGCTCAGCTCGTGGGCGATCCTGGTGCCCGAGGCGCTGATGGGGGTCGCGACGGTCGGGGTGCTCCACGGGGCCGTACGGCGCCGGTTCGGTGCGGGGGCGGGGCTGCTGGCCGGCGGGGCGCTGGCCGTGACGCCGGTCGCGGCGCTGATGTTCCGCTTCAACAACCCGGACGCGCTGCTGTGCCTGCTGATGGTCTGTGCGGTCGCCGCCGTCCTGCGGGCACTCGACGACGGCCGTACGAAGTGGCTGGTGCTGGCCGGTGTCTGCTTCGGCCTGGGCTTCCTCACCAAGACGCTGCAGGCCTGGCTGATCCTGCCGGCGCTCGCCGTGGTCTACGTCTGCTGCGGGCCGGTCGCGCCGCGCCGGCGGCTGGGGCAACTGCTGCTCGCGGGGCTGGCGATCGTGGTGTCCGGCGGCTGGTGGGTGGCCGCCGTCGAGCTGTGGCCCGCGACCTCGCG is a window of Streptomyces caniferus DNA encoding:
- a CDS encoding bifunctional glycosyltransferase family 2/GtrA family protein, with translation MTTTQPPRTPLGSLPPREHLRLGQITTVLDVVIPVYNEERDLEPCVRRLHEHLARTFPYGFRITIADNASTDRTPEVAALLDDAIDEVTAVRLEQKGRGRALRTVWSLSEAPVLAYMDVDLSTDLNALLPLVAPLISGHSDLAIGSRLSRSARVVRGPKREFISRTYNLILRGSLAARFSDAQCGFKAIRGDVAARLLPMIEDSGWFFDTEMLVLAERAGLRIHEVPVDWVDDPESTVQLVRTAADDLKGVWRVGRALATGALPLDRLARPFGDDPRDRELSGVPGGLARQLVGFCVVGGLSTLLYLALYSVFRLGVGPQPANAMALLVSALANTAANRRLTFGVRGRDRAVRHQAQGLVVFAIGLALTSGSLAALDASGGGASHGTELAVLVAANLAATVLRFLLFRAWVFPDRERRDDAEEPRPHPTHDHHDLTRSAR